The following coding sequences are from one uncultured Desulfobacter sp. window:
- a CDS encoding histidine kinase dimerization/phospho-acceptor domain-containing protein, translated as MVNIDETLLHSSSTTLPDDDILRIIDNLPLAVVVLDADRKLILANKMAGRFVNRDDSQLIGLLCGDALGCIYHKDAPEGCGSGTACIKCKLRTTVMDTFENDKSYFMVETTMTLHAIGPRHLRITTQPLKLQKGNAVLVSIEDTTEAKKYEQAKIDKEKLTAVLQTAGAICHEINQPLMAILGFSELLIDDAAHGQIHEDNVKEIKDQADRLAKITSKLMDITKYKTKKYLRSQILDIDAASSGADPAPNR; from the coding sequence ATGGTTAACATAGATGAAACCCTATTGCATTCGTCGTCAACCACACTGCCGGATGATGATATCCTGCGTATTATTGATAACTTACCCCTTGCGGTTGTGGTACTTGATGCGGATCGAAAACTGATTTTGGCAAATAAAATGGCAGGCAGGTTTGTAAACAGGGATGACAGTCAATTGATCGGGCTTCTGTGCGGCGATGCCCTGGGCTGCATTTATCACAAGGATGCCCCGGAGGGATGCGGCTCTGGAACAGCTTGTATTAAATGCAAATTGCGGACAACGGTGATGGATACTTTTGAAAATGACAAGAGTTATTTTATGGTTGAAACAACCATGACCTTACACGCTATCGGTCCCAGGCATTTGAGAATAACAACCCAGCCGTTGAAGTTGCAAAAAGGGAATGCGGTTTTAGTATCAATTGAGGACACCACCGAGGCAAAAAAATATGAGCAGGCAAAAATAGATAAAGAAAAACTGACGGCAGTACTGCAGACCGCTGGTGCCATATGCCATGAAATTAATCAGCCGTTGATGGCGATTTTGGGTTTTTCAGAATTATTGATTGATGATGCCGCCCACGGACAAATCCACGAAGACAATGTCAAAGAGATAAAAGACCAGGCCGACCGGTTAGCCAAAATCACAAGCAAACTGATGGATATCACCAAATACAAAACCAAAAAGTATCTACGTTCCCAGATTTTGGACATTGACGCGGCATCATCAGGTGCAGACCCAGCCCCCAACCGTTGA
- a CDS encoding chemotaxis response regulator protein-glutamate methylesterase — protein sequence MSKDIKVLVVDDSAVVRKVFKEQLSRHPGITVIDTAPDPYIARDKIVKLKPDVVTLDLEMPRMDGLTFLKKLMKYYPLPVIIVSSLSTKGSHLAMEALAIGALEVMAKPDNAYSVGDVSVQLAEKIKAVHAAKLPRSDHRQTASRQVSMASMAPAKYANKIIAIGASTGGAEAIKNVLTQMPKNAPGIVVVQHMPAQFTKSFAGRLNELSPMYVKEAENGDPVINGKVLIAPGNFHMVLKRKGTQYFVAVKTGPLVHYQRPAVDVLFRSVARLAGSNALGIILTGMGKDGAQGLLEMKNAGARTIAQDEHSSIVYGMPKAARLIGAVDYEEDIHSIAAKACSLFK from the coding sequence ATGTCTAAGGATATTAAAGTGCTTGTGGTTGATGATTCAGCCGTTGTCAGGAAGGTGTTCAAAGAACAACTGTCCAGACACCCAGGCATTACAGTCATTGATACGGCCCCTGATCCATACATTGCCCGGGACAAAATCGTAAAACTAAAACCGGATGTGGTTACCCTGGACCTCGAAATGCCACGTATGGATGGGCTTACATTCTTAAAAAAATTAATGAAGTACTATCCGCTTCCTGTCATCATTGTCAGTTCTTTGAGTACCAAAGGAAGCCATCTTGCCATGGAAGCATTGGCCATTGGGGCATTGGAAGTGATGGCAAAACCGGACAACGCCTATTCGGTGGGCGATGTCAGCGTACAGCTTGCGGAAAAAATAAAGGCGGTGCATGCGGCCAAATTACCCAGATCCGATCACCGGCAGACGGCCAGTAGACAGGTCTCCATGGCCTCCATGGCGCCTGCCAAATACGCCAATAAAATTATTGCCATCGGCGCATCAACCGGCGGGGCCGAAGCCATTAAAAATGTATTGACCCAGATGCCGAAAAACGCGCCGGGCATCGTTGTTGTGCAGCATATGCCCGCTCAGTTTACAAAGTCCTTTGCAGGCCGCCTCAATGAATTAAGCCCAATGTATGTGAAAGAAGCTGAAAACGGGGACCCCGTCATAAACGGAAAAGTACTCATTGCCCCGGGCAATTTCCACATGGTTTTGAAACGAAAGGGCACCCAATATTTTGTGGCGGTTAAAACAGGCCCGCTGGTTCATTACCAGCGGCCGGCCGTGGATGTTTTATTCAGGTCTGTTGCAAGACTTGCGGGGAGCAACGCCCTGGGAATCATTTTAACCGGTATGGGCAAAGACGGCGCACAAGGACTGCTTGAAATGAAAAATGCAGGCGCGCGAACCATTGCCCAGGATGAACACTCAAGCATTGTTTACGGGATGCCCAAAGCGGCCAGATTGATAGGCGCGGTGGATTATGAAGAAGACATTCACAGTATCGCGGCAAAGGCTTGTTCACTTTTCAAATAG
- a CDS encoding chemotaxis protein CheX, producing MKKILMTAMTTSISEVMETMFFMPVEIGPETILKDSGIDLDSALACRLKFTGDVSGHINIISPQPLAAELASNFLGESQDDLTGEQQFGTLSEMLNMVCGNALKKVKCQTPYKLDIPENIAASDLNGTAECTLIETMESNMAIVLSV from the coding sequence ATGAAGAAGATATTGATGACAGCGATGACGACGTCGATTTCTGAGGTGATGGAGACCATGTTTTTTATGCCCGTTGAAATCGGTCCTGAAACGATTTTAAAGGATTCAGGCATTGACCTGGACAGTGCATTGGCATGCCGGTTGAAATTCACCGGGGATGTCAGCGGACATATCAATATTATTTCACCCCAGCCCCTGGCTGCCGAACTTGCATCCAATTTTCTGGGAGAAAGTCAGGACGACTTAACCGGGGAGCAGCAGTTTGGGACATTGTCTGAAATGCTTAATATGGTGTGCGGGAACGCCTTGAAAAAGGTAAAATGCCAGACGCCTTATAAACTAGATATTCCTGAAAATATTGCCGCCAGTGACCTGAACGGCACGGCAGAATGCACATTGATCGAAACAATGGAGTCAAACATGGCAATTGTACTCTCCGTGTGA
- a CDS encoding response regulator — MSYSILIVDDSMPMRTVLKRTLAAAGYGSARILEASNGNDALTVLAGDWVDLIVTDYNMPEMNGLSFLKAVKADDVFKDIPVIVISTEGNDSKIEEFMNAGAAGYITKPFTPENIRDLIVSIIGEADYEEDIDDSDDDVDF, encoded by the coding sequence ATGTCTTATTCAATATTGATTGTAGATGATTCGATGCCCATGAGGACCGTTTTAAAACGCACGCTTGCGGCGGCGGGATACGGCAGTGCAAGAATTCTGGAAGCCTCAAACGGTAACGATGCGTTAACGGTTCTGGCAGGAGACTGGGTGGATTTAATCGTGACCGACTACAACATGCCGGAAATGAATGGGCTCAGCTTTTTGAAAGCTGTGAAGGCCGATGACGTGTTCAAGGACATTCCCGTAATTGTCATTTCCACCGAGGGCAACGATTCAAAAATTGAAGAATTTATGAATGCCGGCGCTGCCGGTTATATTACCAAGCCGTTTACCCCTGAAAATATAAGGGATTTAATTGTCAGTATAATTGGAGAGGCCGATTATGAAGAAGATATTGATGACAGCGATGACGACGTCGATTTCTGA
- a CDS encoding HDOD domain-containing protein yields MTALDKMIHEIKDLTPMPTVASRLLEMVEEPDSSMADIAQLIQYDPVMTVDILKICNSAYIGLKRPAESIKDAVNMLGTDQIIELALVKSSAQVLSGDQKGYGLEQGDMWRYSVYSAVIAKQVAVRLGLKNKSTIFTAALIKDIGKIILEKYVSKDFQKINALVKDSGYSFREAEKKVIGIDHAEMGALIAKIWKFSPRMIKLIHHHHLRDESMMDDREIAAVYLADCICMMMGNGVGSDGLSYRFKDQLMKIHGISHKDITGIIAEFGLNIQEVNELFKME; encoded by the coding sequence ATGACCGCACTGGATAAAATGATTCATGAGATAAAAGATTTAACGCCCATGCCAACCGTTGCAAGCCGCCTGCTTGAAATGGTTGAAGAGCCGGATAGTTCCATGGCCGACATCGCCCAATTAATCCAGTATGACCCTGTAATGACCGTGGACATTCTTAAAATATGCAACTCGGCATATATCGGATTAAAGAGGCCTGCTGAATCCATTAAAGATGCCGTAAATATGCTGGGAACCGATCAGATCATTGAATTGGCACTGGTAAAATCAAGCGCCCAGGTCCTTTCAGGCGATCAAAAAGGCTATGGTCTTGAACAAGGGGATATGTGGCGCTATTCCGTCTATTCGGCCGTAATTGCCAAACAGGTTGCCGTGCGCCTGGGACTTAAAAACAAAAGTACGATTTTTACCGCGGCCCTGATCAAAGATATCGGCAAAATCATATTGGAAAAATATGTTTCCAAAGACTTTCAAAAAATTAATGCACTTGTCAAAGATTCCGGCTACAGTTTTCGGGAGGCCGAAAAAAAAGTCATCGGGATAGACCATGCTGAGATGGGGGCCTTGATCGCCAAAATATGGAAATTCAGCCCCCGGATGATTAAGCTCATTCACCATCACCACCTCAGGGATGAATCCATGATGGACGATCGGGAAATCGCGGCCGTCTATCTGGCAGACTGCATTTGTATGATGATGGGCAACGGCGTTGGTTCAGATGGCCTGTCATACCGATTCAAAGATCAGTTAATGAAAATCCATGGGATCTCCCACAAAGATATCACCGGCATTATCGCCGAATTCGGCCTCAATATACAGGAAGTAAACGAATTATTTAAAATGGAATGA
- a CDS encoding chemotaxis protein CheD, which produces MKQIVGVADMKVSNNPADAVVTYSLGSCIGLVIYDPVVRAGGMLHYMLPESGIDKEKAAKKPYMFADTGIPRLFKAAYALGAKKPRIKIFVAGGAEILDQNGFFNIGKRNYLALKKMFFKNKVMIDKQEVGGNINRTVRIEIATGDIFMKTSGSKEVRI; this is translated from the coding sequence ATGAAACAAATTGTCGGCGTTGCTGATATGAAAGTAAGCAATAATCCCGCAGATGCTGTGGTCACCTACTCTCTTGGGTCATGTATAGGGCTTGTGATCTATGATCCGGTCGTAAGGGCTGGTGGAATGTTGCACTACATGCTTCCCGAATCCGGAATTGATAAAGAAAAGGCTGCCAAAAAACCTTATATGTTCGCCGACACAGGTATCCCCCGCCTGTTTAAAGCGGCATACGCACTGGGCGCAAAAAAACCCAGGATTAAAATTTTTGTCGCCGGCGGCGCCGAAATTCTTGATCAAAACGGTTTTTTTAATATCGGAAAACGCAATTATCTGGCGTTAAAGAAAATGTTTTTTAAAAACAAAGTAATGATTGATAAGCAGGAAGTGGGCGGAAATATCAACCGAACCGTACGAATTGAAATTGCAACGGGCGATATCTTTATGAAAACCTCGGGATCCAAGGAAGTGAGAATATGA
- a CDS encoding chemotaxis protein CheA: protein MSYEHIIEMTERLASELILFDPEQPDSIKTLLPILKSIHAQCKSLELSSEAAQILKARHIIDSIIQSGPPVENSLLSNLDMIVSDFSAKLKNIDQKQSDASSAPQPSSGQNPNGEYDELEKKLNELSMLIAGFCPGKDHDIEEMIHNLDGLINISEAIEPSTFYDISKLCKKYMENMDHSCACNTKPVEEGVVLLKSILSHLKRHEPFTFDYSDVLELLEEHLTTTEPCDKNSYECMEDELGSDPEPEPEHNDGAPEKLSEDDIEILTDFISEAEDNLNNIEVSLIELEQDPENADIINDIFRPFHTIKGVSGFLSLDKINRLSHATENLLDSARSGDFTINHSATDAVLESVDLLKQLIDNTKQGLESGYRQDDSHIDVEILRDKLKRLQISLTKGEKEPLGEILVRKNDLKAQDVEDALEIQKQHPEKKFGEILIEDKKVAPAQVASALMEQSTVKRRLDSQVKVSTRKLDDLVDYAGELVIAQSMLRQQTMENSALSQTVSQLGQIVNNMQNIAMSMRMIPIKATFMKMIRLVRDLSRKSGKQINLSMTGEETEIDRNVVDALYEPMVHMIRNACDHGIESVEARREKGKPEQGNIDLRAYHKGGNIVIEIEDDGKGLDRDKIMNKAVTTGLITGDEQMTDPQVFNLILSPGFSTASQITDVSGRGVGMDVVKEGIERFRGHLNIESEKGAGSRFIISLPLTLAIIDGMLVRVDDERYVIPTIAIQKAFRPAAGEYFTVEGKGEMVKDRGRLVPLIRLNEVYETSTHVKSVEESLVVVVESKEERRAFLIDELLGKDEYVIKNLGGNMDDIQGIAGGAILADGKVGLILDVHGIFSIVSKK, encoded by the coding sequence ATGTCTTATGAACACATAATCGAAATGACAGAACGGCTGGCATCAGAATTGATCCTGTTTGATCCGGAGCAGCCGGACTCAATCAAGACGCTGTTGCCCATTCTCAAGAGCATACATGCCCAATGCAAATCATTGGAACTGTCGTCAGAGGCTGCGCAAATTCTGAAGGCCAGGCACATTATTGATTCCATAATCCAAAGCGGCCCTCCCGTTGAAAACAGTTTGTTGTCAAATCTTGACATGATTGTTTCAGATTTCAGCGCCAAACTGAAAAATATTGATCAAAAACAAAGCGATGCGTCATCCGCCCCCCAACCATCGTCTGGCCAAAATCCAAACGGCGAATACGACGAGTTGGAAAAAAAATTAAATGAGCTGTCAATGCTTATTGCCGGTTTCTGCCCGGGAAAAGACCATGATATAGAAGAGATGATTCATAATTTAGACGGCCTGATCAACATTTCTGAAGCCATTGAGCCGTCTACGTTTTATGATATTTCAAAATTATGTAAAAAATATATGGAAAATATGGATCATAGCTGTGCGTGCAATACCAAGCCGGTTGAAGAAGGCGTTGTGCTGTTAAAATCCATATTAAGCCACTTAAAGAGACATGAGCCCTTTACCTTTGACTACTCTGATGTTCTTGAACTTTTGGAAGAACACTTAACCACCACGGAACCGTGCGATAAAAATTCCTATGAATGCATGGAAGACGAGCTTGGTTCAGACCCTGAGCCTGAACCTGAACACAATGATGGTGCCCCCGAAAAACTGTCCGAGGATGATATTGAAATCCTGACCGACTTTATATCAGAGGCCGAGGATAATCTAAATAATATCGAAGTCTCTTTGATTGAGCTGGAGCAGGACCCGGAGAATGCTGATATCATCAACGATATTTTCAGACCGTTTCACACCATAAAAGGCGTCTCCGGATTTTTATCTTTAGATAAAATCAACCGCTTATCCCATGCCACGGAGAATCTTCTGGACAGTGCCAGAAGCGGAGATTTTACGATAAACCATTCGGCCACCGATGCCGTTCTTGAGTCTGTTGATTTGTTAAAACAGCTCATCGACAATACAAAACAGGGACTTGAAAGCGGTTACCGGCAAGATGACAGCCACATAGATGTGGAGATCTTGAGGGATAAACTCAAACGCCTCCAGATTTCGCTGACCAAAGGGGAAAAAGAGCCCTTAGGTGAAATTCTTGTCAGAAAAAATGATCTAAAAGCACAAGATGTTGAGGATGCACTGGAGATCCAGAAACAGCATCCGGAAAAAAAATTCGGCGAAATTCTGATCGAAGATAAAAAGGTGGCGCCGGCCCAGGTCGCCTCGGCGTTAATGGAGCAGTCAACGGTTAAACGACGGCTTGATTCCCAGGTAAAAGTAAGCACCCGGAAACTGGACGATCTTGTGGACTATGCCGGAGAACTTGTGATTGCCCAGTCCATGCTGCGCCAGCAAACCATGGAGAATTCCGCCTTGAGCCAGACCGTTTCACAATTGGGGCAGATTGTAAACAATATGCAGAATATTGCCATGTCCATGCGCATGATCCCCATTAAAGCCACATTTATGAAAATGATCCGCCTGGTCAGGGATTTGTCCCGCAAATCAGGCAAACAGATCAACCTCTCCATGACCGGAGAAGAAACCGAAATAGACAGAAATGTGGTGGATGCCCTGTATGAACCCATGGTGCATATGATCAGAAACGCCTGTGATCACGGGATTGAATCCGTGGAAGCACGCCGGGAAAAAGGCAAACCCGAACAGGGAAATATTGATCTCCGTGCCTATCACAAAGGCGGGAATATTGTCATTGAGATCGAGGACGACGGCAAAGGCCTGGACAGGGACAAAATCATGAATAAAGCCGTGACCACCGGGCTGATCACCGGTGATGAGCAGATGACCGATCCCCAGGTGTTTAATCTGATTCTATCTCCGGGCTTTTCAACCGCCAGCCAGATTACCGACGTATCCGGCCGGGGCGTGGGCATGGATGTGGTCAAAGAGGGAATAGAAAGGTTTCGCGGCCATTTGAACATTGAATCCGAAAAAGGGGCCGGCTCCCGATTCATCATCAGTCTGCCCCTGACGCTGGCCATCATTGACGGTATGCTGGTCAGGGTGGACGATGAACGCTATGTAATTCCAACCATTGCCATTCAAAAAGCGTTCAGGCCGGCAGCAGGTGAATATTTCACCGTAGAAGGAAAAGGAGAAATGGTTAAAGACCGGGGCCGACTGGTGCCCTTGATTCGGTTAAATGAGGTTTATGAAACTAGCACCCATGTCAAATCCGTGGAAGAAAGCCTGGTTGTCGTCGTGGAGTCAAAGGAAGAGCGGCGCGCCTTTTTGATTGATGAGCTTTTAGGCAAAGACGAGTATGTCATTAAAAATCTTGGTGGAAATATGGATGATATCCAGGGGATTGCCGGCGGGGCGATTCTGGCTGACGGAAAAGTCGGACTGATCCTGGATGTCCACGGCATTTTTTCCATTGTCTCAAAAAAATAG